In Nicotiana tabacum cultivar K326 chromosome 19, ASM71507v2, whole genome shotgun sequence, one DNA window encodes the following:
- the LOC107796747 gene encoding protein LATERAL BRANCHING OXIDOREDUCTASE 1-like: MGEVDSAFIQDVEHRPKLTITEAEGIPVIDLLILNSSDISTEKNCKELSSLVAEVKDACKKWGFFQVINHGVSLEYREKIELGSRKFFALSKEEKRKVKRDELNSMGYYDTELTKNVRDWKEVFDFTVENPTVVPLSHDPDDKELKELHNQWPEYPPELRDVCEKYVQEMQKLSYKLLELISLSLDLPAKRLNGFFKDQTSFVRLNHYPPCPIPHLALGVGRHKDAGSLTILAQDDIGGLEVKRKTDGEWIRVKPTPDAYIINVGDTIQVWSNDEYESVEHRVVVNSERERFSIPFFLNPSHYTWIEPLEKLVNAENPAKYKAYNWGMFFTHRKNSNFTKRDDENLQIHHFKA; this comes from the exons ATGGGAGAAGTTGACTCAGCTTTCATCCAAGATGTTGAACACAGGCCTAAATTGACCATAACTGAAGCAGAGGGCATTCCAGTGATTGATCTCTTAATACTCAACTCTTCAGATATCTCCACTGAGAAAAATTGCAAGGAATTATCAAGTCTAGTAGCTGAGGTGAAAGATGCATGCAAGAAATGGGGATTCTTCCAAGTGATCAATCATGGGGTGTCCTTAGAGTACAGGGAAAAGATTGAGTTGGGATCAAGAAAGTTCTTTGCTTTGTctaaagaggaaaagagaaaagtgAAGAGAGATGAGCTGAACTCAATGGGATATTATGATACTGAGCTCACCAAAAATGTTAGGGACTGGAAAGAAGTCTTTGATTTTACTGTGGAGAATCCAACTGTTGTACCACTTTCTCATGACCCTGATGACAAGGAGCTCAAGGAGTTGCACAATCAATGGCCTGAGTACCCTCCAGAATTAAG GGATGTTTGTGAAAAGTATGTTCAAGAAATGCAAAAGCTGTCTTACAAGTTACTGGAACTGATTTCTCTCAGCTTAGACTTGCCAGCAAAAAGGTTGAATGGGTTCTTTAAAGACCAAACTAGTTTCGTGAGGCTGAATCATTATCCTCCTTGCCCTATCCCTCATTTGGCTTTAGGAGTTGGTAGGCACAAAGATGCTGGTTCACTAACTATTCTGGCTCAAGATGATATAGGAGGGCTTGAAGTGAAGAGAAAAACTGATGGAGAATGGATTAGAGTTAAACCTACTCCTGATGCTTACATTATAAATGTTGGTGACACTATCCAG GTTTGGAGCAACGATGAATATGAGAGTGTGGAACACCGGGTGGTGGTGAACTCAGAGAGGGAAAGGTTTTCAATTCCATTCTTTCTCAATCCATCACACTATACATGGATAGAACCCTTGGAGAAGCTTGTCAATGCGGAAAACCCTGCAAAGTATAAGGCTTATAACTGGGGAATGTTTTTCACTCATCGGAAGAACAGCAATTTCACCAAGCGTGATGATGAAAACCTTCAAATTCACCATTTTAAGgcttga
- the LOC107796745 gene encoding uncharacterized protein LOC107796745, which yields MAENTTKPSNEEIVEKQEEAQQPPPQGGGGGGGWGGWGFSAFSYISDIQKAATTAAEEISRNAVEAAKIAAKSLADVQDASEDSKSSKEDEREVMIEEESEDENDKKRKAALEKLEKASEDSILGQGLKVIDHSVENFASGAWQALGNAFKGGSDLVHKLEESALSIAESVQHGGLPATTGSAAPSILETGKAFTAKGMHALELLGKETMDLLISETGIGVDPNTKEGGGKTDKDQFYEEVTFDRCFYIYGGPEQLEELEALSNHYALLFNRRKAKLPSDQRSSYDGKLKEVHQIFDLSSEVYGSNTESGKGKKVETGIADSTDEVKNLHDSSVNKAAELAAGFTNVLVGLASDDMIQRTARRLDTLHSEGVHRLSELCCFAASQLVMLGKSIVSTANKVVDQDADAEIVKTDWPEDSIERAKIIRAKACSMTGCVEAVSSSFITGISEVAEAYLAAVKGVSADSQEVPQKSIQEKANAYADNLRADHSTAMGKIQDGLQYLSYVVISTSMPAA from the exons ATGGCGGAAAACACGACGAAGCCTTCGAATGAAGAGATAGTGGAAAAGCAGGAGGAAGCTCAGCAACCTCCACCGCAAGGAGGCGGCGGCGGTGGAGGATGGGGAGGCTGGGGATTTTCTGCGTTTTCTTATATTTCGGACATTCAGAAAGCTGCTACTACCGCTGCCGAAGAGATCTCCCGCAAT GCTGTTGAAGCGGCTAAAATAGCTGCAAAAAGCCTTGCAGATGTGCAGGATGCTTCAGAAGACTCCAAATCCTCGAAAGAGGATGAGCGAGAAGTAATGATCGAAGAGGAAAGTGAAGACGAGAATGACAAAAAACGCAAGGCTGCTCTAGAAAAATTAGAGAAAGCTAGTGAAGATTCAATTCTTGGCCAG GGTTTGAAAGTTATTGACCATTCAGTCGAGAATTTCGCTTCAGGAGCTTGGCAAGCTTTAGGAAACGCCTTCAAAGGAGGTTCCGATTTAGTCCACAA GCTTGAGGAATCGGCTTTAAGTATTGCTGAATCAGTTCAGCATGGTGGCTTACCTGCCACAACTGGTTCTGCAGCACCATCCATACTAGAG ACTGGAAAAGCTTTTACTGCCAAAGGGATGCATGCGCTTGAGCTACTTGGAAAAGAAACTATGGATCTTCTGATCTCAGAAACTGGTATTGGAGTTGACCCAAACACCAAAGAAGGGGGAGGAAAAACAGACAAGGATCAGTTTTATGAGGAAGTTACTTTTGATAGATGCTTTTATATTTATGGAGGTCCGGAGCAGTTGGAG GAGCTGGAGGCATTGTCCAACCATTATGCTTTGTTGTTCAACAGAAGAAAAGCTAAGCTTCCATCTGATCAAAGGTCTTCATATGATGGAAAACTTAAAGAGGTTCACCAGATTTTTGACTTGAGTTCTGAAGTATATGGAAGTAATACAGAGTCAGGAAAAGGGAAGAAAGTTGAGACTGGCATTGCAGACAGTACTGATGAGGTGAAGAATTTGCATGATTCTAGCGTGAACAAGGCTGCAGAATTGGCAGCAGG ATTTACAAATGTTTTGGTTGGACTAGCTTCCGATGACATGATTCAAAGGACTGCTCGGAGACTGGATACACTTCATTCAGAGGGTGTCCAT AGACTTTCAGAGTTGTGCTGTTTTGCTGCGAGTCAACTTGTAATGCTTGGGAAATCAATCGTCTCAACTGCAAATAAAGTTGTGGACCAAGATGCCGATGCGGAAATTGTGAAAACGGATTGGCCTGAGGATTCAATTGAAAGGGCTAAGATAATCCGAGCGAAGGCATGTTCAATGACTGGATGTGTTGAAGCTGTTTCTTCCAGCTTTATTACAG GAATATCGGAAGTTGCTGAAGCATATTTAGCAGCAGTGAAAGGTGTTTCTGCTGATTCACAAGAAGTTCCGCAGAAATCAATACAGGAAAAAGCTAATGCATATGCGGATAATCTTCGTGCAGATCATAGCACAGCCATGGGCAAAATTCAGGATGGCCTTCAGTATTTGTCTTACGTGGTCATCTCAACCTCAATGCCTGCTGCTTGA
- the LOC107796742 gene encoding leucine-rich repeat extensin-like protein 7 — translation MASGFFLLFFLVSFCSLSSSSFAITDVEAASIARRQLLGDKGEYDMTINMAFANSRLKKAYVALQAWKKAIYSDPTNFTANWEGPNVCAYNGVFCDNALDNPNISVVAGIDLNHADIAGHLPVELGLLSDVSLIHINSNRFCGIIPKSIKNLTLLDEIDFSNNRFVGPFPEVVLELPKLKYLDLRYNNFEGSVPSALFEKNLDAIFLNNNRFHSTIPENLGNSNASVVVLANNKFFGCIPSSIGKMSSTIDELVFTNNDLSGCLPEEITKLTSLTTFDISGNKFVGSLPKDLKYMQQVEVFDIASNKFMGNVPENLCTLPNLANLTFSNNYFESLDQKCTPSRSHDLEIEGKENCLQEQPDQKTEKECLPVLSNPVDCSKGHCGFSPQGQSPKDPPKENTPSTPKKSPPKPTSPKPKPPHVSTPTLSPPPTPKSPPPKTTIPPPVTSPPPPVASPPPPPNTLPPIPTSSCLTSPTTKYFTTTITATTSSPISTTTGGITSTSSPLTTTTTGFTSIPSGFTTTSSSISTTTSGLTSTSRPLTTASSGVTSTSRPLTTTTNNSITSTSRSLTTATSGLTSTSSPLTTASGSVTSTSRSLTTASGSVTSTATYPLTTPTCSLTSTSTHF, via the coding sequence atggcctcgggtttttttcttctcttcttccttgTATCATTCTgttctctttcttcatcttcttttgcaATAACTGATGTTGAGGCTGCTTCCATTGCTCGTCGCCAGCTTTTGGGTGACAAAGGCGAGTATGATATGACCATTAACATGGCATTCGCGAATTCCAGGTTGAAAAAAGCTTATGTTGCTCTTCAGGCATGGAAGAAAGCTATTTACTCCGACCCAACAAACTTCACGGCTAACTGGGAAGGTCCTAATGTTTGTGCCTATAATGGTGTCTTTTGTGACAATGCTCTCGACAATCCCAATATCTCTGTTGTTGCTGGCATTGATCTTAACCATGCAGACATAGCTGGACACCTCCCTGTCGAGCTTGGCCTTTTATCTGATGTTAGTCTTATCCACATTAACTCTAATCGGTTTTGTGGAATCATTCCTAAGAGCATTAAAAATCTTACGCTTTTAGATGAGATTGATTTCAGCAACAATCGTTTTGTGGGGCCATTCCCAGAAGTTGTGCTGGAATTGCCTAAGCTTAAATATCTTGATCTTAGGTACAACAATTTTGAAGGTTCAGTGCCTTCTGCACTATTTGAGAAGAATCTTGATGCCATATTTCTTAACAATAACCGATTCCATTCTACCATCCCTGAAAATTTGGGTAATTCTAATGCTTCAGTGGTGGTATTGGCGAATAACAAATTCTTTGGTTGCATTCCAAGCAGCATTGGCAAAATGAGTAGCACAATAGATGAGCTTGTTTTCACAAACAATGATCTCTCTGGTTGTTTACCTGAAGAAATTACCAAGCTGACGAGCCTAACGACGTTCGACATTAGCGGAAACAAGTTCGTTGGATCCTTACCAAAGGATTTGAAGTACATGCAGCAAGTTGAAGTCTTTGACATTGCATCCAACAAGTTCATGGGAAATGTTCCAGAAAACCTTTGTACCTTGCCCAACTTGGCCAATTTGACATTCTCCAACAACTATTTTGAGAGCTTGGACCAAAAATGTACGCCGTCGCGCTCCCATGATCTTGAAATTGAAGGCAAAGAAAATTGTTTGCAGGAACAACCAGATCAAAAGACAGAGAAGGAATGTTTACCAGTTTTGAGCAACCCTGTTGATTGTAGTAAAGGTCATTGTGGATTTTCTCCACAAGGGCAGAGTCCAAAGGATCCACCTAAAGAAAACACCCCTTCAACCCCCAAAAAGTCTCCACCAAAACCTACGAGTCCAAAACCAAAGCCACCTCATGTATCTACTCCAACCCTATCGCCACCACCGACTCCCAAATCACCTCCACCAAAAACCACCATTCCACCCCCGGTCACATCTCCACCACCGCCAGTTGCCTCACCTCCCCCACCACCAAATACTTTACCACCCATCCCCACCTCCAGTTGCCTCACCTCCCCCACCACCAAATACTTTACCACCACCATCACCGCCACCACCTCTAGTCCAATCTCCACCACCACCGGTGGCATCACCTCCACCTCCAGTCCactcaccaccaccaccactggCTTCACCTCCATCCCCAGTGGCTTCACCACCACCTCCAGCTCGATCTCCACCACCACCAGTGGCCTCACCTCCACCTCCCGTCCACTCACCACCGCCTCCAGTGGCGTCACCTCCACCTCCCGTCCActcaccaccaccaccaacaatAGCATCACCTCCACCTCCCGTTCACTCACCACCGCCACCAGTGGCCTCACCTCCACCTCCAGTCCACTCACCACCGCCTCCGGTAGCGTCACCTCCACCTCCCGTTCACTCACCACCGCCTCCGGTAGCGTCACCTCCACCGCCACTTATCCACTCACCACCCCCACCTGTAGCCTTACCTCCACCTCCACCCACTTTTGA
- the LOC107796746 gene encoding CCG-binding protein 1-like translates to MVLQAVTLNSLSSSLVGANELQYSSKRSSSSRFNVINSSTIRCCSRSHAYIPKLEPFSRTKFDRVVKDPPLIEKSENELSDYCSVLEGDDSYSCWQAYFELKDLEKEAPKEEVERLILQAGGVKTLIGCLHGVSDMHKAKRASKESAKIANLEEKVARPCPVPDGLPKTREELEEEEKARMPDSPFTRLLRAKGTHPVWYSSALDY, encoded by the exons ATGGTGTTACAAGCAGTGACTTTAAATTCATTATCTTCTTCTCTTGTTGGAGCTAATGAGCTTCAATATTCTTCAAAAAGATCATCTTCTTCAAGATTTAATGTAATTAATTCGTCGACAATACGTTGTTGTTCAAGGAGCCATGCTTATATACCAAAGCTGGAGCCTTTTAGCAGAACCAAGTTCGATAGGGTTGTAAAAGACCCTCCTTTGATTGAAAAATCCGAAAACGAACTTTCAG ATTATTGTTCTGTTCTAGAAGGGGATGATTCCTATAGCTGCTGGCAGGCCTATTTTGAACTCAAAGATCTTGAA AAAGAAGCTCCTAAGGAGGAGGTAGAGAGGCTAATACTTCAAGCAGGTGGAGTAAAAACTCTCATTGGTTGTTTACATGGAGTTTCAGACATGCACAAAGCAAAACGAGCAAGCAAAGAATCAGCCAAGATTGCGAATCTTGAGGAAAAAGTGGCAAGACCTTGCCCTGTCCCTGATGGATTACCAAAGACAAGAGAAGAGCTTGAAGAAGAGGAGAAGGCTAGAATGCCAGATTCACCCTTTACTAGACTTCTCAGAGCCAAAGGAACACACCCTGTTTGGTACTCGTCTGCACTTGATTATTGA